One Pseudomonadota bacterium DNA segment encodes these proteins:
- a CDS encoding DUF4350 domain-containing protein, with the protein MNLAGRFDNLVYHALLVACLCAATLLGSHYAVTRDMTHDGRNSLGPQSAAVVARIDQPVTIEVYAGRGNLLVQAAEDLVARYARANPLVQFRHIDIDRDPNIARELEISGHGDIVVKMGERRRRTQALTESAVTGALESLLLGEHRRAVFVTGHGERRADGIANHDYGEFSKRLQERGYEISAHNLQLGELAVEPGDVLVVASAQTAWQSVETDRIAAYLAEGGDVLWLLDEHGPASEALARITGLTPLPGVIVDAASEALSLPQPDFAVVSEYGAHPHVTGMDGISLFPRAIAFSDASLQPAWQARALLQSTARSWNETGEIAGRIAPTDPGEETGPLTFGWQLTHTAGRGSLNVIGDGDFLANSWLGNGVNLALGERLFDALATETPLTVPPPPARDRQVNVTRAQGLWLGGVLFGALPLLLSTVAFVVWRRQVA; encoded by the coding sequence ATGAACCTCGCTGGCCGCTTCGACAACCTGGTGTACCACGCGCTGCTGGTGGCGTGCCTGTGCGCGGCCACGCTGCTCGGCAGCCACTACGCGGTCACCCGCGACATGACCCACGACGGGCGCAACTCGCTCGGCCCACAGAGCGCCGCGGTGGTCGCGCGCATCGACCAGCCGGTGACCATCGAGGTCTATGCCGGTCGCGGCAACCTGCTTGTGCAGGCGGCCGAGGACCTCGTCGCGCGCTACGCGCGTGCGAACCCGCTCGTGCAGTTCAGGCACATCGACATCGACCGCGACCCGAACATTGCGCGCGAACTCGAGATCAGCGGGCACGGCGACATCGTCGTCAAGATGGGCGAGCGGCGTCGGCGCACGCAGGCACTGACCGAGTCCGCGGTGACCGGCGCGCTGGAGTCGCTGTTGCTCGGTGAGCACCGACGTGCGGTGTTCGTCACCGGCCACGGCGAACGCCGGGCCGACGGCATCGCAAACCACGACTACGGCGAATTCAGCAAACGCCTGCAAGAGCGGGGTTACGAGATCAGCGCACACAACCTGCAACTTGGCGAACTCGCCGTCGAGCCGGGCGACGTGCTGGTGGTGGCAAGCGCACAGACCGCCTGGCAATCCGTTGAAACCGACCGCATCGCGGCCTACCTCGCCGAGGGGGGCGACGTGCTCTGGCTGCTCGACGAGCACGGGCCGGCCAGCGAGGCGCTGGCACGCATCACAGGATTGACCCCACTCCCCGGGGTGATCGTCGACGCTGCGAGCGAGGCGCTCAGCTTGCCGCAGCCGGACTTCGCTGTGGTCTCGGAGTACGGCGCACACCCGCATGTCACGGGCATGGACGGTATCAGCCTGTTTCCGCGCGCGATCGCCTTCAGCGACGCGTCGCTGCAGCCTGCGTGGCAGGCTCGCGCGCTGTTGCAGAGCACCGCGCGCAGCTGGAACGAGACCGGCGAGATCGCCGGGCGCATCGCCCCAACCGACCCGGGTGAAGAGACCGGCCCGCTGACGTTTGGCTGGCAGCTCACGCACACCGCCGGCCGTGGCAGCCTCAACGTGATCGGCGACGGCGACTTCCTCGCCAACAGCTGGCTCGGTAACGGCGTCAACCTCGCCCTTGGCGAGCGCCTGTTCGACGCGCTGGCGACCGAGACACCGCTCACCGTCCCCCCACCCCCGGCACGCGACCGCCAGGTCAACGTGACCCGGGCCCAGGGCCTCTGGCTCGGCGGGGTGCTGTTCGGTGCGCTGCCGTTGCTGCTCTCGACCGTCGCCTTCGTCGTCTGGCGGCGGCAGGTGGCCTGA
- a CDS encoding ABC transporter permease subunit → MISVLQLELARALRTPGIWVIAAALQCVFAWYSLHALESYIELAPRLSAASNAPGLSTWLLARYCLPATFAAMLAVPVLTMQRVAGDRQSGALSCLLAAPINGFSIAAGKFAALAVLLAGLTTLSLLNVAVQLSVAPLDLQALVYAHACQYLFLLACTGIGLVCSTWCRSPQVAAFCTAASLMLLWLLSQGGDSLFAAFSLGQHISRAMAGVLHTGDIVYFLAIVGVSLAVTARALDNDRVFGDRA, encoded by the coding sequence ATGATCAGCGTGCTGCAGTTGGAACTTGCGCGGGCGCTGCGAACCCCCGGTATCTGGGTGATTGCTGCCGCGCTGCAGTGCGTGTTCGCCTGGTACAGCCTGCACGCGCTCGAGTCCTACATCGAACTGGCGCCCCGGCTCAGCGCCGCAAGCAACGCACCGGGCCTCAGCACCTGGCTGCTCGCACGCTACTGCCTGCCGGCGACCTTCGCCGCGATGCTGGCGGTGCCGGTGCTCACCATGCAACGCGTGGCGGGCGACCGTCAGAGCGGTGCGTTGTCGTGCCTCTTGGCAGCACCGATCAACGGTTTCTCGATCGCGGCCGGCAAGTTCGCGGCGCTCGCCGTGCTGCTCGCCGGCCTGACCACGCTGTCGCTGCTGAACGTCGCCGTGCAACTCAGCGTCGCCCCACTCGATCTCCAGGCGCTGGTGTATGCGCACGCCTGCCAATACCTCTTTCTGCTCGCCTGCACCGGCATCGGCCTCGTGTGCAGCACCTGGTGCCGCTCGCCGCAGGTTGCCGCCTTCTGCACGGCCGCCAGTCTGATGTTGCTCTGGCTGTTGAGCCAGGGCGGCGACTCGCTGTTTGCGGCCTTCTCGCTCGGCCAGCACATCTCCCGCGCGATGGCCGGTGTGCTGCACACCGGCGACATCGTCTACTTTTTGGCCATTGTTGGCGTCAGCCTCGCCGTCACCGCGCGCGCGCTCGACAACGACCGCGTCTTCGGAGACCGTGCATGA
- the aqpZ gene encoding aquaporin Z, protein MNKYLAECVGTFWLVLGGCGSAVLAAAFPDVGIGLLGVSLAFGLTVMTMAYAIGHVSGCHLNPAVSIGLIVGGRFPASQLAPYIGAQVVGGVLGASVLYLIASGASGFDLAGGFASNGYGEHSPGGYGLMAALVCEVVMTAMFLFIIMGATDGRAPAGFAPIAIGLGLTLIHLISIPVTNTSVNPARSTGVALFAGDWAITQLWLFWVAPIVGAAIGAFVYRSVMSGEAEAA, encoded by the coding sequence ATGAACAAATACCTGGCAGAGTGCGTTGGCACCTTCTGGCTCGTGCTCGGCGGCTGTGGCAGTGCCGTGCTTGCAGCGGCGTTCCCTGATGTCGGCATCGGCCTGCTCGGCGTGTCGCTCGCCTTCGGCCTGACGGTCATGACGATGGCCTACGCCATTGGCCACGTGTCCGGTTGCCACCTGAACCCGGCGGTCTCGATCGGCCTGATAGTTGGCGGTCGTTTCCCGGCCAGCCAGCTGGCGCCCTACATCGGCGCGCAGGTCGTCGGCGGCGTGCTCGGCGCGTCGGTGCTCTACCTGATTGCCAGTGGCGCGTCGGGCTTCGACCTCGCCGGCGGCTTCGCCTCGAACGGCTACGGCGAACACTCGCCCGGCGGCTACGGCCTCATGGCGGCGCTGGTGTGTGAAGTGGTGATGACCGCGATGTTTCTCTTCATCATCATGGGCGCGACCGACGGACGGGCGCCGGCGGGCTTCGCGCCGATCGCGATCGGCCTCGGCCTGACGCTGATCCACCTGATCAGTATCCCGGTGACCAACACCTCGGTGAACCCGGCGCGCAGCACCGGTGTGGCGCTCTTTGCTGGCGACTGGGCGATCACGCAGCTCTGGCTGTTCTGGGTGGCGCCG
- a CDS encoding ABC transporter ATP-binding protein: MADPRTQSVPLIVKNVTIQRGRTRVVEAASLRLKHGDVLGLIGCNGAGKSTTLACLAGLIAPASGEITVAGADLLADPTTAKHHIGYLPDPPALHDELSVRRHLLAIAALQRIARAERAAAVEQALERVGLDAVASRRIGALSQGYRQRVGLAQAIVHRPALVLLDEPTNGLDLDQQAAFAETVQRLAKDAAVILSSHHMSDIRACCNRLALLDNGALVTQPTRDRGDTPETHYIRLQQPVTAAELLSLPVISDVAAHQAGWLVSVRGDASELSALLVDRGWGLLQLSAPPQASACAPDASTTAGEVEAVA, translated from the coding sequence ATGGCAGATCCCCGTACACAGTCCGTACCACTGATCGTCAAAAACGTGACGATCCAGCGCGGCCGCACACGTGTGGTCGAGGCCGCCAGCCTGCGGCTCAAGCACGGCGACGTACTCGGGCTGATCGGCTGCAACGGCGCCGGCAAATCCACCACCCTCGCCTGCCTCGCGGGCCTGATCGCGCCGGCGTCTGGCGAGATCACGGTCGCAGGCGCCGACCTCCTGGCCGACCCGACCACCGCCAAGCATCATATCGGCTACCTGCCCGACCCGCCCGCGCTGCACGACGAACTCAGCGTGCGCCGCCACCTGCTCGCAATCGCCGCGCTGCAGCGCATCGCACGGGCCGAGCGGGCTGCCGCCGTCGAGCAGGCGCTCGAACGCGTCGGCCTCGACGCGGTGGCCTCGCGGCGCATCGGTGCGCTTTCGCAGGGCTACCGCCAACGCGTTGGGCTCGCCCAGGCCATCGTGCATCGGCCTGCACTCGTCCTGCTGGATGAGCCCACCAACGGCCTCGACCTCGACCAGCAAGCGGCCTTCGCCGAGACCGTGCAGCGACTTGCCAAGGACGCTGCCGTCATCCTCAGCAGCCACCACATGAGCGACATCCGCGCCTGCTGCAACCGCCTGGCGCTGCTCGACAACGGCGCGCTGGTGACGCAGCCGACGCGCGACCGGGGCGACACACCCGAGACGCACTACATCCGCCTGCAGCAGCCTGTCACTGCGGCTGAGCTCTTGAGCCTGCCAGTGATCTCCGACGTCGCCGCCCACCAGGCGGGTTGGTTGGTCTCCGTGCGCGGCGACGCCAGCGAGCTCAGCGCGTTGTTGGTCGACCGCGGCTGGGGCCTGTTGCAGTTGTCCGCCCCACCCCAGGCAAGCGCGTGCGCACCTGACGCATCGACCACCGCAGGCGAAGTGGAGGCGGTCGCATGA